The Populus nigra chromosome 4, ddPopNigr1.1, whole genome shotgun sequence genome contains the following window.
GCAGTGAAACCACAATACACTGAGTCACATTTACAAGCTTTCAAGGTGGAATCAATTTGCACGAGCAATAGCATCCCCTCCTAACTGTTTATTTCAACCTGAATCTTCACAATATAAACAGAAAGTCAAAGTTtgatcttataaataaaaatccgaGCAAGATCCTTACTTTGGACGAGGGCTGCGGCTTCTGGACCTACTCTTTATCTTTGAAGTTGATTCCACTATCCTCCCATCCCgactgaaaataaaaacagcATAACTGAATTAGAAGGTGAAAAACCCTGGCATAACGATTacttaaagaagaaaatacaaCTTTCTAatcagtttgaaaaaaaatctattgcaAGATAACAATACAGCAAACAGAAGtagaaatttgaaattgaaaacaaggaAACAGAGAAAAAAGTATGCCCAGGTGAATAGaaagataataatttcaaagaaGTGAAAAAGAACAAATAGAAAGATTCCCTCTAAAATAACctgaaaacaagaaattaaaatagagTAATATACAAGGTTACTTGCTAATTACAAGCAAAATAGTGCTCATTTCGATCAATAACAATTAATTACCTAATCCAAATTGTAGATTATGTCAAGTATAATTCAATTATGATGTATAATACAATTCTCAAACTATCATCCAACCAAATACAACACAACTGTGGATGCTAGAAGAATCATAACTTATTCAATATAACCACAATAATCGACCAAGCAAGCATCCAATTAACCCTTTTCTCCCACATTATATAAACTCAAACCGagttaaaagtgtttttaactaCTCACATTCGCTCCGCATTAGGACCATACTTGGCAAATTGCACCATAATCTCTCTCCCGTCCACAGCTCTCCCTACAAAGAGAGAAATCCAAGTTACAAATTAATAAAccctaaatttcaaaaaaaaaatgaacacaaCAATTTGAGtgcatataaaaatttatataaaaaagagtgaAAACACTAACCATCAAGTTTATCAACTGCCTTTTGTGCCTCATCAGCATATTTATACCTCACAAAGGCAAAACCTCTCGATTCTCCAgtcctttcaaaaataaaaaacgatcgttattaaacacacacacacagacacatATAAAGGTGTATGTGTAGGTTTATTTATATACCTTCGATCGCGAGGTATAAATACATCAACTACCTTGCCGTACTTGTCGAAGAGAGGGAAAAGATCGTCGGCGGTGGTGCCTGCGAGGGAGAAAGGAGAGTAATTTATGACTTATCGATgtcttcttataaaaataagagagagcAGTGAAATTGGAGAGGAGGGGAGGACAAATACGGAAAGTGATGTTGAGGACGAGGAGAGAAAAGGTGTCTCTGATATCTGGAGGACCAGATCGGCCGAAGTGCGACATGTCGCTGTGCTGCTTTGATGAGCTAGCGAGGGAGTAATGGCGAGTGTTCTGTGCGTGGCGGATTCTGAGGGCTAGGGTTTTGAATTTTGAGGTGGGAAAGGTTTGGACAGTGATTTTTGGGGCCAAAATAATAGTAGCTCGAGACATTTCATTTGGCAAATGTACCCCTGTTTTGTTTCTATAATTACGAGGGGGCTTGCACCGCTTGCCGCGTGGATTCAGTATTCGTTTCTGCTTTTCCCGCCAGCAAGGACACCGTGTTTcgaagttaaagaaaaaatggtttattttttcaGAAAGAAATAACtttccgttttttttttttttttgcgaaaATGCCCGTGTCTACATATAAAAGACCCATGGTCATATGGCCTTATTACAATGGAGCCTCGAAAAACCAGCCCTTCAAGGCATTTCCAAACCATCAAGTGCCGTGTGTTTGGAGCTATTTTAAGTAGAGGGCTAtcactatttataaaaaaacgaATCGGTGCtcccattttttaaattattggtcATTTgtatggagatttttttttaaaaaaaaaaaaacagcattgtgttatgttaaattattaaaaactttttattacATCTCATCTACTTTTTAAATGAGAGATGAAAGGTTTTATCGATGTGATTTCATTCATaccaattttaaattcaatcatTATCTGATCTAGTTGTTTCAAAACCGAGGAATTTCCAATTTTGAATCTTGAATTGGAAAACTaaaaactcttttctttttgtttgatttttaaaatgatttttttaaaggttaaGAGGAttgttttaatagtttttttagttgatttagcGGTCACAAATGCGAAGTTCCAAATGTGATGATCATAAAATGGATTCTAATTTAAATACATCATAGTTCATTATGTATATATTTCTCTGGGGTATCAATGAAAACCGATGATTGTTCAGAAGGTTTTTATACATTTCTAACCTAAGCATGCAGCAAACACGTGAGATTGGATTTTGATGTATtagtatattttgaaattttaatttttagtctgGATCCTTATTTAAAAGGTTTAAAGATAAAGTGATACTCATGATAGGTGGATAGAATTTATGTCATAcccaacatatttaattttgatataatatcagGGTCAATATCATGGATCTAACTCGCATTCAGACACAACACTTTTGAGTGTGATTAAGAGCAAAACCTAGGTGGGTATGGGTTTGGCGGATTGTCAGACTCGATATCATTAAGTTCAGTTATGCGCCGAACTCAAGTAAGCATGTGTTTGGAAAGCTTTCAAACTGAATGTCATTGAGTTTAGCTACGCGATTAGCCCAGTCAAACAGGGGTCTGAAAAGTTGCCAGACCTAACATTATTAAGTTCAGTTACGCGCTGAGCCCACGCAAATATAGGTCTAGAAAGTGGTTAGACCCAATGTCATTAGATTCCACTATGTGCTAAGCTCAAACAGACATGGATCTCACTTCCTAGGTTTAGCTAAGCACCTAGTTCAAGTAGACATGGGTCGAGTGAGTTGTCAACCCCAACATTATTGGGTTCAGTTACGAGTTAAACTCAAACGGGCATGGATCTTATATCACTTTGTTCAACTTCTTGTTGAGCTCAAGTAGTCATGGGTCTAGTAAGTTGTCAAATTCAATATCATTGGGTTCAGCTACACGCTGAGCCCGGGAGAACATGGGTCTGCCAAGTTACCAGACCCATCGTTTGTGAGTTTGGCATCGTGTCAAGCCCAAGTAGGTATGAGTCTGGCGATCATTATATGCCCCCGTGTTGGACTACAAGGATTCATTTGTTTATTCTTATGCCTTTTAATATAAAAGGTTAATGTCAATGATATTCATCTCTTTACATCTCTATATGTATAAAAGTCTTTGGAGGGCCTACCATAatttcatcaacattaatattgtgtaaaaGATATTCgtccatcatttaatattgtgtagGGGATATTTATCTATCGTTAATGTTATTAAGAGGACATGACTCTCTAACACCTCCACTCTAACAAAGTGACAAGATTCAAGGGTTATAAATACTCCATGAATCACCTAGATAAAAGGTTCGTAATCTTTATTCtctgtaaaaatattttcttaatttcatatcatttttCACATTGAAATTAGGAACAAACACTCTTGTTCTTGAGAACAAATGttcattctcttatttattgtGACCGTTTGCTAAaaggttattaattttattattcaagaaTCCTCAAATCCCAccaaaaaatgattaatttgcATATTATAGAATTTCTACAAAAAGTTACAAGTTTCATAAACCATGGAAAATAAACTATCTTACTTAACTCATAatttaaccattaaaaaaacatattcctgagtattttgaattttgaaacatCATCAAGTATTTTAGCAAAGAAAATGGACTGAAGATAAAAAAGTCtattaataaagaaagaaatccaTATACAAAAGATCAATAAGATGTTTTTATAGGTCTATTTTgaacaaaatattaatgatttgaATCAATTGGAGCAAAGAATTTCGAGAATTATTGAAAAATGGataaacctttttatttttcacaaacaTAGAAAGTAGAATTTGagattctctaatttttttatgtaaattctAAACTATTTTCTAGCCATGTTATAAATAACCAAAGTGTATTTATAATGTCTACGAGTTCAGTGtatgattaattttctttgaGTTCAATCCTTAATTCAATGCTGACTTGGTTTTTGGTTTGGATGCTTCGCTTAGTTTTCACTGAATCCATTGTATATTAATGCTATGAAAAAAGGGACATGTATGTGTAGTATTTGGCCAATTGGTTTACTCTcgtgtatttttttcttacttttaatttccgataatttcttcaaatcccacatgtatttttattatatctcGATATAAAGATTTTTGACATGTAGCATACAAGTAGACAGAAACTTTAATAAAAGCCAgagtaaaaaagataaaatcaataaacaaaGGGCAAGAGCATATGCATATAACTATATCATTAGCTTGTTGTATATTGCgagtcatattatttttttaatgtaaaaaatactaatgtttctaatatgttttctcgtagaaaaaatattaaattgtgtAGAGTTTGATTCAATATAACCCGATAAATTTGGTGGGTTTAAAGATAAATCGAATGATcgttaaaaacataatttgactaaaaacattttaagatgacactttttttaaaatatcaagacaaaaaatattggatcaacctacatcaatttatattaaccTACCAAATTCGAAATCCAAACAacatgataaccctatagaaagcaaatcaaaacaaattataaaactcaattcttaatcaactcagtattgaattataaaattaaagaaaaaaacaatttaaaaaaacccaaaaaataaacaactcgagtcaactcgAGTTCACGTGTCCAGCTTACAACCCGAGTCGTGTGATTGGATAATTtgatagaaagtaaatcaaaataaattatgaagtccaatTCTCAACCAATACAATGTtggaggatcaaattgaaaaaaatatatagaaaaacaacttgattcaacacaagttaacccgtcaaccTCGTCACTCAGGTAATGAGTcggagataaccttatagaaaacaaatggaaaaaatttataaagtctaattccaaataaataaaataatgaaggatgagactggaagaaaaaaaacaaaaaaaaaaaaccgagttaactcgccaaataataaaattgaaaataaaacaactaaaaaaaggaCTAAGAAAGCTCGAGTTGTCCCCCAAAATCGCAACCCGAGTAAAAAGACCAGAACAagcaattttaatattaaataataaaatttaaaaaaacttttaaaaaaacactatttaaatGAACAAGGCTATCGGAGGAGGGAATATTGAATACACCTCctctaaaaatacaagaaaaaaaaaccatgagttaacccgttaaaaaataaaattagaaaaacgatcaactaaaaaaacttgagatatCTTATCAAAACTACAACTTGAATCATGAGATCAATGTAaacaaacttaatattaaaaaataaaataaaataaaatttttacaaaaaaaaattttaataaatagagaAGAGAGGAATATTTAATTTCCCTCCTCAATTAGTTGAtgttaatgaattaattaataataataatatgttggGAAATGCATGGGACACAATTAGCGGTTTAAATcccttttcacttaaaaatatattaaaataaaattttttaaaaattatttttgaaattagaattattttttattttaaataaaaaaataaaaaataaaatttaaaagaattcgGTGTAACCAAATTGCGTTCTGGAAAAGCTGGTTTCATGATCCAGAACAAACCATGGAAGAAGAATGGAAGGTGCATGCTTTCCTCGTGAGTCGGGACCAACTACCATCTTCCAGTCCTTCAGGCGATTGGACATCAGAGCATCTAAAAGTCATATACATGGTTACAAGAGATTGCGAGTTtctttggttaaaatttttgtctAGAGCGTTTGTGTGTCAATAAAATACGATGATTACTTAAATTggtgtttattatttattacaaCAAAGTAAACTTAGATCTGGTAGAATCTTCTGTCACTAAATATAGAGGAACGTTTACATAAAAAGATCGAAATAAGGAATTCTTTTGCctctcttttcttaaaaaaaaagagaggcgtAGTTCCATAGGAACATGGCGCAGCCAGGAAGGAAGGAGAGAAAACTGATGATAAACCTACCAGCATTTCCAACCAAAATAATAACACAATAATACTAACGACTAGTTGCTACATGACGCGGACGTTTGAGCACGTAAATTAATTGTGATAGGCGTAAATGTAATATACATTTAGCTCATGGCTAGTTTTTCAAACTTAAAATTATCCTAGACATGTCCTTGTCATTCCTGTAGGCACAAAAGGACAAGTGGTGCTCCAAccatttgaatatttgattatataagTATTCTCACAGCTGGATGCTGAGTTGCCTTCGGACTGATTAAGCTCTCTCTCCCTTGACCTCAGTAGGTGCTCCTACTAATTAAGCACCTTCTCTCGACTCAAACAGGTGCTCCTCCCTTGTTAATTTGGACTCCGAGGAGGAGTTAATCAAAGGAGGAAATGGCCGGAGGAGGTTTTGTTGCCAATGGACCTGCCAGTGGCTTTAACGGTAAGATAACTGTGCCGGTGGTGATCACTTGCATCGTTGCTGCATCAAGTGGTCTCATTTTCGGCTATGACATTGGGATTTCAGGTACTTTGAATTCATGTTTTTAAGATTGTTATGGGGTCAGTAATCTATATATCACGTAACAAGCTATATATgcagttttttcttttgtcagaTTTCATAGCCTGTTTTGATGTTATGCATAAACTTTGTTGGCCGTTtcgaaatcaaatcaaatccgCGCATGTTTAGAGGCCAGAAGTTAAATTGATAGTGGAGCTAATTCATATTTTCTGATCAATGATATTGCTTTGCGTGTTATtctaaatagaattaaaaaaaatattaacaaaaaattcaggGGAAAGGGAAGTTATTCTAGCCATAGTTTTTAGACCTGGCCCGGTGGCCAGCCCAATACAAGGCCCGGATTCCAGGTTTTGACGGGGTTACCGGGTcaaattttttgtaaaatcaaaatgacatcgttttagtaaaaaaaaaatcaatgggttGTAACTGAGTTTTTGACCGAGTCTTATCGGGTCAACTAGATCACActgaattttttctttccttatcttTTTTAATCTAACTCGGTTTTAACCCTGAATAGACCGAGTTTCGAATTGATTTGTCGGTTCAGGTcggatttaaaaactataattattatatccCTTGAATCGTTATACTTTTTATTAGAATAGTGTTAGTGTTCCGACAAATTTGTTTATGACTAAGAAAACCATTGGACTAGAATTTTGGTGTAGGATAGTACTTTtaccattatttatttttaaattgtttgagGTAGAttaatccttttaattttttaaaacaattaaattacaggaaaaaaaaagtcttaagCCCAATGGCTtctatgtctttttttatatatataattaaagttaaattgtttaattaccTTGGGCTCAGAATTAACAAGACTATCTTTCAAGGATGTttaggtattttaattttaattttttttcattaatgtcTAAGTTAACTCATgggcatttttctattttaataaatgtttagtattaaaaaattactttttattaaagtttaattactttattactCTTGGGTTCAAAATTATCATAACTATGTTTAAGgggttttgtagttttttttattaatatcaagttaACCCAggagaatttttatattttaataaatattttatcaatttcaccattaaacatttatattattagtGATTATGCTatgctttttctttatttacctCTGAtgattttttgtgaatttttaaaatgaccAGGGTTGTTTTGGGtatttttatttactgtttTTAGTTGGATTTACCTTgtcaagattttttaattaattttttttcaatatttatcaa
Protein-coding sequences here:
- the LOC133692866 gene encoding serine/arginine-rich splicing factor SC35-like; translation: MSRATIILAPKITVQTFPTSKFKTLALRIRHAQNTRHYSLASSSKQHSDMSHFGRSGPPDIRDTFSLLVLNITFRTTADDLFPLFDKYGKVVDVFIPRDRRTGESRGFAFVRYKYADEAQKAVDKLDGRAVDGREIMVQFAKYGPNAERIRDGRIVESTSKIKSRSRSRSPRPKYRDGYRDRDRDYRRRSRSRSRDRYERDGNRGRDKDYHRRSVSCSPDRRKDRGRGYYEERRSRSLSHGSPDSPRSPPRKAHLRDESPNGHNDNKHSPTSKSISPHDEPVDS